In Amaranthus tricolor cultivar Red isolate AtriRed21 chromosome 5, ASM2621246v1, whole genome shotgun sequence, a genomic segment contains:
- the LOC130813626 gene encoding uncharacterized protein At5g01610-like → MSSPTTTMFSFLLLLSVSLSYATPTVYEVLESYGFPVGILPKGATGYEINEETGEFKVFLDQTCKFSIEGYDLEYKSTISGVVSQNRITHLKGVSVRIFILWLTIGEVRKTNHDLEFIVGIASASFPLDGFLESPTCGCGFDCDDDKKYVVDVSNLMSS, encoded by the coding sequence ATGTCTTCCCCAACAACCACCATGTTCTCATTTCTCCTCCTTCTCTCAGTTTCTCTCTCTTACGCAACTCCAACAGTCTACGAAGTTCTAGAAAGCTATGGATTCCCAGTCGGTATACTCCCAAAAGGCGCAACTGGGTACGAAATCAACGAAGAAACGGGAGAATTCAAGGTATTCTTAGACCAAACTTGTAAATTTAGCATTGAAGGTTATGATTTGGAGTATAAATCTACAATTAGTGGTGTTGTTTCTCAGAATCGTATAACTCATTTAAAGGGTGTGAGTGTTAGGATCTTCATTCTTTGGCTTACAATCGGTGAAGTTCGTAAAACTAATCATGATCTTGAATTTATTGTTGGAATTGCTTCTGCTAGTTTTCCTCTTGATGGGTTTCTTGAATCGCCTACTTGTGGATGTGGATTTGATTGTGATGATGATAAGAAATATGTTGTAGATGTAAGTAATTTGATGTCTTCTTGA
- the LOC130813988 gene encoding probable pectinesterase/pectinesterase inhibitor 41, whose amino-acid sequence MSSFHYPFTILSSIFFFYIFLIQSHSTLSTQLPTDSSNNATTRIPASTLCQSTQYPSYCKSILQSDNKTANVYEYGRFSFKRSISQSSKFLKLINKYLHNSKKLKLTPYAIAALQDCKFLSELNLDFLTTSYMTVNNNPNKTLTYLTAEDIHTYLSSVLTNQQTCLDGIEAIKSSWSFDHGITSPLSNDAKLYSISLFLYTKAWIPKKGSYKSKFKSHPHHTHKFKMSDRVQGVLRNERFLQSVNGDDDDDEVQINDVVTVSLDGSGNFTSINDAVMAAPNKTEAEDGYFLIYVTAGVYEEYVNIDKKKRYIMMMGDGINQTIITGNRSVVDNYTTFQSATFVVTGTGFVGMNLTIRNTAGAIKHQAVALRNGADLSAFYSCSFEGYQDTLYAHSLRQFYKNCDIYGTVDFIFGNANAVFQNCNIYPRLPLPFQFNAITAQGRTDPNQNTGISIQYCTIRASDDLAYSNGTTKTYLGRPWKQYSRTVYMQTYIDRVVDPTGWRAWDGSFALDTLYYGEFNNTGPGSNLSGRIDWMGYHIMNATDAANFTVSTFLFGDEWLPQTQVPYTSGLF is encoded by the exons ATGTCATCTTTCCATTACCCATTTACAATACTATCTTCCATTTTCTTCTTCTATATCTTCCTAATCCAATCACATTCCACATTATCCACACAACTACCAACCGATTCCTCAAACAATGCAACCACCCGAATCCCAGCATCAACACTCTGCCAATCCACTCAATACCCATCTTACTGCAAATCCATCCTTCAATCCGACAACAAAACCGCCAATGTCTACGAATATGGCAGATTCTCCTTCAAACGTTCCATTTCCCAATCTTCAAAATTCCTTAAACTCATCAATAAATACCTCCATAACTCCAAAAAACTCAAACTCACACCTTACGCCATAGCCGCTTTGCAAGACTGTAAATTCCTCTCAGAACTAAACCTAGATTTCTTAACTACCTCGTACATGACCGTTAACAACAACCCAAACAAAACACTAACTTATCTAACCGCCGAAGACATCCATACATACCTAAGCTCTGTTCTAACCAATCAACAAACATGTTTAGATGGTATTGAAGCCATTAAATCATCATGGTCATTCGATCATGGAATCACTTCACCATTATCGAACGATGCAAAGCTTTACTCGATTTCTCTGTTTTTATACACCAAAGCATGGATTCCCAAAAAGGGTTCTtataaatctaagtttaaatcTCATCCTCATCATACCCATAAGTTTAAGATGTCTGATCGAGTTCAGGGAGTGTTGAGAAATGAGAGGTTTTTACAGAGTGTTAAtggcgatgatgatgatgatgaagtgcAGATAAATGATGTGGTGACGGTAAGTTTAGATGGGAGTGGTAATTTTACGAGTATTAATGATGCAGTAATGGCGGCGCCGAATAAGACAGAAGCAGAAGATGggtattttttgatttatgttacTGCTGGAGTTTATGAAGAGTATGTTAATATTGATAAGAAAAAGAGGTATATTATGATGATGGGTGATGGGATTAATCAAACTATTATTACTGGTAATCGGAGTGTTGTTGATAATTATACTACTTTTCAGTCTGCTACTTTTG TTGTGACAGGCACAGGATTTGTGGGAATGAACTTAACAATTCGAAACACGGCCGGTGCAATAAAACACCAAGCAGTAGCACTCCGAAACGGCGCAGATTTATCAGCATTTTATAGCTGCAGTTTTGAAGGATACCAAGACACGTTATACGCACATTCCCTAAGACAATTCTACAAAAATTGCGACATTTATGGCACAGTAGACTTCATATTTGGTAACGCAAATGCTGTATTCCAAAACTGTAATATATACCCACGTTTACCATTGCCCTTTCAATTCAATGCTATTACAGCTCAAGGTAGAACCGACCCGAATCAAAATACGGGTATTTCGATCCAATATTGCACTATACGGGCATCCGATGATCTTGCTTATAGTAATGGAACAACCAAGACTTACTTAGGGAGGCCATGGAAACAATATTCAAGGACGGTTTATATGCAAACTTATATTGATCGTGTGGTGGACCCTACGGGTTGGAGGGCATGGGATGGAAGTTTTGCGTTGGATACTTTGTATTATGGTGAGTTTAATAATACGGGTCCGGGTTCGAATCTTAGTGGTAGAATTGATTGGATGGGTTACCATATTATGAATGCAACTGATGCTGCTAATTTTACGGTTTCTACGTTTTTGTTTGGAGATGAGTGGTTACCTCAAACACAAGTTCCTTATACTAGTGGCTTGTTTtag
- the LOC130813993 gene encoding late embryogenis abundant protein 41-like produces the protein MARSLSNAYVFFFVLTDTLSMASQRRGFAAASQGVAGLARGSGKIGKSTQEEIGRSAENSWIPDPVTGYYRPANRAAEIDVAELREMLLKRKIRSQ, from the exons ATGGCTCGCTCTCTTTCTAACGCTTATGTTTTCTTCTTCGTCCTCACTGATACCCTTTCTATGGCTTCCCAGAG gcGAGGATTCGCTGCGGCGTCACAAGGGGTAGCAGGATTAGCAAGAGGAAGTGGGAAAATCGGAAAATCAACCCAAGAAGAAATCGGACGGTCAGCAGAGAACTCGTGGATTCCAGATCCTGTCACTGGTTACTACCGCCCAGCTAATCGTGCGGCTGAGATTGATGTTGCTGAACTCCGTGAGATGCTTCTCAAGCGGAAGATTAGATCTCAGTag
- the LOC130813994 gene encoding exopolygalacturonase clone GBGE184-like isoform X2: MAPLTSHLPLTQSILKHTAIMKAWQKACHCSQGPSKVVIPEGIYMVAQVIFAGPCKYEVIVELQGTMVADKDVSQFPNHEFVVFQDVDAATFTGPGTIDVSNQASKYNTLDQNKDVDFFNLMASIKILKSKNVLVERITSVNPSAYHVLIVESENVKVQNMKLNEKSMKNKKSKTNNGIYIGASNNISVSSSIINTGGDCVTVAPGSLHISISALTCQSGQGISIGSKAYIDTSLDVKGVIVKDCSFKETTFGVRIIPRLEAKTSLISDIKFEGLKMEQVQVPIVINQLQPLLNPLETIQAKIVGVEYKNIQGTTTGKNPLSFSCNSETPCEGIEVVNVDLSFIDKLPLNANHGINLNSLIGPTLIPGDALKLLVKCLNANVLFRGENNGLGCNLLQ, encoded by the exons GCTATCATGAAAGCATGGCAGAAGGCATGCCATTGTAGCCAAGGTCCATCAAAGGTAGTCATCCCTGAAGGCATATATATGGTGGCTCAAGTAATATTTGCAGGTCCATGTAAATATGAAGTAATTGTTGAGCTTCAAGGAACAATGGTGGCAGATAAGGATGTTAGCCAATTCCCAAACCATGAATTTGTTGTGTTTCAAGATGTGGATGCTGCTACTTTCACTGGACCAGGAACCATTGATGTCTCTAACCAAGCCTCTAAGTACAACACACTTGACCAAAATAAGGACGTTGACTTCTTTAATCTAATGGCT TCTATCAAAATATTAAAGTCGAAAAATGTGTTGGTGGAGAGAATCACATCTGTAAATCCTTCAGCATACCATGTATTAATTGTGGAGAGCGAAAATGTGAAGGTCCAGAATAtgaaattgaatgaaaaatcaatgaaaaataagaaaagtaaGACTAATAATGGAATATATATTGGTGCATCAAATAATATAAGTGTGAGCAGTAGCATTATCAATACTGGTGGTGACTGTGTTACTGTTGCCCCTGGCTCACTTCATATTTCTATCTCTGCACTCACTTGCCAATCTGGTCAAGGAATTAG tATTGGATCAAAAGCATACATAGATACGTCATTAGATGTGAAGGGGGTAATAGTGAAGGATTGCAGTTTCAAGGAAACCACATTTGGTGTTAGGATTATTCCTCGTTTGGAAGCCAAAACAAGCCTTATATCTGACATCAAATTTGAGGGTTTGAAAATGGAGCAAGTTCAAGTCCCTATTGTCATTAACCAACTACAACCCCTCCTTAATCCATTAGAG ACAATACAAGCAAAGATAGTTGGTGTTGAATATAAGAACATACAAGGTACTACAACTGGAAAGAATCCACTCTCGTTTTCATGCAACAGTGAAACTCCTTGTGAAGGTATTGAAGTGGTCAATGTTGATCTAAGCTTCATTGACAAATTACCCTTAAATGCAAATCATGGTATTAATCTTAACAGTTTGATTGGCCCAACATTAATACCAGGAGATGCATTGAAACTTTTGGTTAAATGTTTAAATGCAAATGTATTATTTAGAGGTGAGAATAATGGATTAGGTTGTAATCTACTTCAATAA
- the LOC130813989 gene encoding uncharacterized protein LOC130813989 — protein MDKIQHRKVPVNSINLHIAEIGEPIKGTILFLHGFPELWYTWRHQLLAVSTAGYRAIAPDLRGYGDSDAPPNASSYTSFHVVGDLVSLLDFLGIDQALLVGHDWGAIIAWHFCIFRPDRIKALVNLSVPFTPRNPNWKTIEGYRKAFGDDFYMCRFQAPGEMEEEFNSIDTAKLLKNFLVSRDPKPVVMPKGGLAKKAERDVPLPPWLSEDDINYFADKFKQTGFTGGLNYYRAMDLTWELMAPWTGIQIKVPVKFVLGELDITYNFPHVKDYIHKGGFKKDVPLLDDVIVMEKTAHFINQERPEEISNIILEYFGKF, from the exons ATGGACAAAATTCAACACAGGAAAGTACCCGTAAACTCCATTAACTTACACATAGCTGAAATCGGAGAACCCATTAAAGGAACTATACTTTTCCTCCATGGATTTCCTGAGCTTTGGTACACTTGGCGTCACCAACTTCTTGCTGTTTCTACTGCAGGTTACCGTGCCATAGCTCCTGATCTTCGCGGCTATGGAGATTCCGATGCACCGCCAAATGCTTCAAGCTATACTTCTTTTCATGTAGTTGGAGATCTCGTTTCTCTTCTTGATTTTCTGGGTATTGATCAAGCTTTATTGGTGGGTCATGATTGGGGTGCTATTATTGCTTGGCATTTTTGTATTTTTCGTCCTGATAGAATCAAGGCTTTGGTTAATCTTAGTGTTCCTTTTACTCCTCGGAATCCTAATTGGAAAACCATTGAAGGGTATCGCAAAGCTTTTGGAGATGATTTCTATATGTGTCGATTTCAG GCACCTGGAGAAATGGAGGAAGAATTCAATAGCATTGACACAGCAAAGTTGTTGAAAAATTTCCTGGTATCCCGCGATCCAAAACCTGTAGTCATGCCTAAAGGTGGATTAGCAAAGAAAGCTGAAAGAGATGTGCCTTTGCCACCATGGCTTTCAGAGGATGACATCAACTACTTTGCTGACAAGTTCAAACAGACGGGTTTTACCGGTGGCCTGAATTACTACCGAGCAATGGATTT GACATGGGAACTCATGGCACCGTGGACTGGGATCCAAATTAAAGTACCGGTAAAGTTCGTTTTAGGAGAGCTGGATATAACCTACAACTTCCCGCACGTAAAGGATTATATACATAAAGGGGGATTCAAAAAAGATGTACCACTGTTGGATGACGTTATTGTAATGGAAAAAACTGCCCATTTCATCAACCAAGAAAGACCAGAAGAAATAAGCAACATCATTTTGGAATATTTCGGCAAATTTTAA
- the LOC130813994 gene encoding exopolygalacturonase clone GBGE184-like isoform X1, which translates to MAITRGIGFTIILVLAFSYIHFEVEGHRGLATPTNGNVSFDVTQFGAKGNGKPHNDANGESLNGLAIMKAWQKACHCSQGPSKVVIPEGIYMVAQVIFAGPCKYEVIVELQGTMVADKDVSQFPNHEFVVFQDVDAATFTGPGTIDVSNQASKYNTLDQNKDVDFFNLMASIKILKSKNVLVERITSVNPSAYHVLIVESENVKVQNMKLNEKSMKNKKSKTNNGIYIGASNNISVSSSIINTGGDCVTVAPGSLHISISALTCQSGQGISIGSKAYIDTSLDVKGVIVKDCSFKETTFGVRIIPRLEAKTSLISDIKFEGLKMEQVQVPIVINQLQPLLNPLETIQAKIVGVEYKNIQGTTTGKNPLSFSCNSETPCEGIEVVNVDLSFIDKLPLNANHGINLNSLIGPTLIPGDALKLLVKCLNANVLFRGENNGLGCNLLQ; encoded by the exons ATGGCTATAACTAGAGGGATTGGATTTACAATCATCCTAGTTTTAGCCTTTTCATACATTCATTTTGAGGTTGAAGGTCATCGTGGCCTTGCAACTCCCACTAATGGTAATGTAAGTTTTGATGTTACTCAATTTGGTGCAAAAGGAAATGGCAAACCACATAATGATGCTAATGGTGAATCCCTCAATGGATTA GCTATCATGAAAGCATGGCAGAAGGCATGCCATTGTAGCCAAGGTCCATCAAAGGTAGTCATCCCTGAAGGCATATATATGGTGGCTCAAGTAATATTTGCAGGTCCATGTAAATATGAAGTAATTGTTGAGCTTCAAGGAACAATGGTGGCAGATAAGGATGTTAGCCAATTCCCAAACCATGAATTTGTTGTGTTTCAAGATGTGGATGCTGCTACTTTCACTGGACCAGGAACCATTGATGTCTCTAACCAAGCCTCTAAGTACAACACACTTGACCAAAATAAGGACGTTGACTTCTTTAATCTAATGGCT TCTATCAAAATATTAAAGTCGAAAAATGTGTTGGTGGAGAGAATCACATCTGTAAATCCTTCAGCATACCATGTATTAATTGTGGAGAGCGAAAATGTGAAGGTCCAGAATAtgaaattgaatgaaaaatcaatgaaaaataagaaaagtaaGACTAATAATGGAATATATATTGGTGCATCAAATAATATAAGTGTGAGCAGTAGCATTATCAATACTGGTGGTGACTGTGTTACTGTTGCCCCTGGCTCACTTCATATTTCTATCTCTGCACTCACTTGCCAATCTGGTCAAGGAATTAG tATTGGATCAAAAGCATACATAGATACGTCATTAGATGTGAAGGGGGTAATAGTGAAGGATTGCAGTTTCAAGGAAACCACATTTGGTGTTAGGATTATTCCTCGTTTGGAAGCCAAAACAAGCCTTATATCTGACATCAAATTTGAGGGTTTGAAAATGGAGCAAGTTCAAGTCCCTATTGTCATTAACCAACTACAACCCCTCCTTAATCCATTAGAG ACAATACAAGCAAAGATAGTTGGTGTTGAATATAAGAACATACAAGGTACTACAACTGGAAAGAATCCACTCTCGTTTTCATGCAACAGTGAAACTCCTTGTGAAGGTATTGAAGTGGTCAATGTTGATCTAAGCTTCATTGACAAATTACCCTTAAATGCAAATCATGGTATTAATCTTAACAGTTTGATTGGCCCAACATTAATACCAGGAGATGCATTGAAACTTTTGGTTAAATGTTTAAATGCAAATGTATTATTTAGAGGTGAGAATAATGGATTAGGTTGTAATCTACTTCAATAA
- the LOC130813990 gene encoding 60S ribosomal protein L18-like: MGIDLKAGGKSKNTKRTAPKSNDVYLKLLVKLYRFLVRRTGSRFNAVILKRLFMSKINKAPLSLSRLIKYMEGKDGKVAVLVGTVTDDVRVYEVPTLKVCALKFTETARARIEKAGGECLTFDQLALRAPLGQNTVLLRGPKNAREAVKHFGKAPGVPHSHTKPYVRSEGRKFERARGRRNSRGYRV, from the exons ATG GGTATCGACTTGAAAGCAGGAGGCAAAAGCAAGAATACCAAGCGCACTGCGCCTAAATCTAATGATGTTTACCTTAAATTGCTCGTCAAG CTGTACCGATTCCTTGTGAGAAGAACTGGTAGCAGATTCAATGCTGTGATTTTGAAGAGGCTTTTTATGAGCAAGATTAACAAGGCTCCCCTTTCTTTGTCTAGGCTGATTAAGTACATGGAGGGCAag GATGGGAAGGTTGCTGTATTGGTAGGAACAGTGACTGATGATGTGAGGGTGTATGAGGTTCCTACCCTTAAGGTTTGTGCCCTTAAGTTCACTGAAACTGCTAGGGCTCGTATTGAAAAGGCTGGTGGTGAATGCCTCACTTTTGATCAGTTGGCTTTGAGAGCTCCTCTTGGCCAGAACACG GTTCTACTAAGGGGTCCTAAGAATGCTAGGGAAGCCGTCAAGCACTTCGGTAAGGCTCCTGGTGTTCCTCACAGCCACACCAAGCCATATGTTCGATCTGAGGGCAGGAAATTTGAGAGGGCTAGAGGTAGACGTAACAGCCGTGGTTACAGGGTTTAA
- the LOC130813994 gene encoding exopolygalacturonase clone GBGE184-like isoform X3 has translation MKAWQKACHCSQGPSKVVIPEGIYMVAQVIFAGPCKYEVIVELQGTMVADKDVSQFPNHEFVVFQDVDAATFTGPGTIDVSNQASKYNTLDQNKDVDFFNLMASIKILKSKNVLVERITSVNPSAYHVLIVESENVKVQNMKLNEKSMKNKKSKTNNGIYIGASNNISVSSSIINTGGDCVTVAPGSLHISISALTCQSGQGISIGSKAYIDTSLDVKGVIVKDCSFKETTFGVRIIPRLEAKTSLISDIKFEGLKMEQVQVPIVINQLQPLLNPLETIQAKIVGVEYKNIQGTTTGKNPLSFSCNSETPCEGIEVVNVDLSFIDKLPLNANHGINLNSLIGPTLIPGDALKLLVKCLNANVLFRGENNGLGCNLLQ, from the exons ATGAAAGCATGGCAGAAGGCATGCCATTGTAGCCAAGGTCCATCAAAGGTAGTCATCCCTGAAGGCATATATATGGTGGCTCAAGTAATATTTGCAGGTCCATGTAAATATGAAGTAATTGTTGAGCTTCAAGGAACAATGGTGGCAGATAAGGATGTTAGCCAATTCCCAAACCATGAATTTGTTGTGTTTCAAGATGTGGATGCTGCTACTTTCACTGGACCAGGAACCATTGATGTCTCTAACCAAGCCTCTAAGTACAACACACTTGACCAAAATAAGGACGTTGACTTCTTTAATCTAATGGCT TCTATCAAAATATTAAAGTCGAAAAATGTGTTGGTGGAGAGAATCACATCTGTAAATCCTTCAGCATACCATGTATTAATTGTGGAGAGCGAAAATGTGAAGGTCCAGAATAtgaaattgaatgaaaaatcaatgaaaaataagaaaagtaaGACTAATAATGGAATATATATTGGTGCATCAAATAATATAAGTGTGAGCAGTAGCATTATCAATACTGGTGGTGACTGTGTTACTGTTGCCCCTGGCTCACTTCATATTTCTATCTCTGCACTCACTTGCCAATCTGGTCAAGGAATTAG tATTGGATCAAAAGCATACATAGATACGTCATTAGATGTGAAGGGGGTAATAGTGAAGGATTGCAGTTTCAAGGAAACCACATTTGGTGTTAGGATTATTCCTCGTTTGGAAGCCAAAACAAGCCTTATATCTGACATCAAATTTGAGGGTTTGAAAATGGAGCAAGTTCAAGTCCCTATTGTCATTAACCAACTACAACCCCTCCTTAATCCATTAGAG ACAATACAAGCAAAGATAGTTGGTGTTGAATATAAGAACATACAAGGTACTACAACTGGAAAGAATCCACTCTCGTTTTCATGCAACAGTGAAACTCCTTGTGAAGGTATTGAAGTGGTCAATGTTGATCTAAGCTTCATTGACAAATTACCCTTAAATGCAAATCATGGTATTAATCTTAACAGTTTGATTGGCCCAACATTAATACCAGGAGATGCATTGAAACTTTTGGTTAAATGTTTAAATGCAAATGTATTATTTAGAGGTGAGAATAATGGATTAGGTTGTAATCTACTTCAATAA
- the LOC130813992 gene encoding uncharacterized protein At5g01610-like, translating into MASSSTLLFISFLTFLYLSSITAGDDRLSPYEALQSFNFPIGILPKGALGYELDEKTGYFKAFLNGSCSFSLEGSYQLKYKSTINGNISKNKLTNLSGVSVKVFLLWLNIVEVKRRGDELQFSVGIAYANFDVHDFYECPQCGCGLRCDEKVNGGEMKKVQ; encoded by the coding sequence ATGGCTTCGTCCTCAACCCTCCTATTCATCTCTTTTCTGACTTTCCTTTATCTTTCCTCCATAACCGCCGGCGATGACAGACTATCACCCTATGAAGCTTTACAGAGCTTCAATTTCCCAATTGGGATTCTTCCAAAAGGAGCTTTAGGATATgaattagatgaaaaaacaGGATACTTTAAGGCTTTTCTTAATGGAAGTTGCAGTTTTTCATTAGAAGGTTCTTATCAACTCAAATATAAGTCAACTATTAATGGTAATATCTCCAAGAATAAGCTGACTAATCTAAGTGGTGTAAGTGTTAAGGTTTTCCTTTTATGGTTAAACATTGTTGAAGTTAAAAGAAGGGGTGATGAACTTCAGTTTTCTGTTGGAATTGCTTATGCTAATTTTGATGTTCATGATTTTTATGAGTGCCCACAATGTGGTTGTGGGTTGAGATGTGATGAGAAAGTCAACGGTGGAGAGATGAAAAAAGTTCAATAA